In Haliotis asinina isolate JCU_RB_2024 chromosome 16, JCU_Hal_asi_v2, whole genome shotgun sequence, the following are encoded in one genomic region:
- the LOC137268877 gene encoding uncharacterized protein — protein MDKQTRSLEKLPKDSASASLIPKSASDERVLMGMAPRQRSLVRSSESSQLSLPSMVLMTEVAPANGNLISCDDHSWRIPLSVFSDKKTVNHDPNTRLTRRMRSYYKAQDELITAYETLQQGQPNTEGQEYGQKTASIMSKISFAANFLLLVAKIVAAALSSSISIISSLVDSVVDLLSGIIIWWTSSTMKKRNPHLYPSGRTKLEPVAIVILSVVMSLASLQLTIESIQKIISLANQEGTVPQFDVVTIVIAASTVVIKLGLFIMCYFYRRHGSSVAVLMQDHRNDVVSNTVAIVCGYLGSAQFVGIVQTKNVVFVDPIGAIIIGLFIFISWWRTGAEQIKLLTGHTAKPDFLSKLTWISLNHHKEITHIDTVRAFHFGNNYLVEVDIVLPETMTLGEAHNIGESLQQRLENLDRVERAFVHLDFETTHRPEEEHKTV, from the exons ATGGACAAGCAGACTCGTTCCTTAGAGAAGCTACCAAAG GATTCTGCTTCCGCGTCACTTATCCCCAAGTCTGCTAGTGATGAACGAGTGTTGATGGGGATGGCACCACGACAACGCAGCTTGGTGAGGAGCAGTGAATCTTCCCAGTTGTCCTTGCCCAGCATGGTGTTGATGACAGAGGTTGCTCCAGCCAATGGAAACCTCATCAGTT GTGATGATCATTCTTGGAGAATCCCGCTGTCAGTGTTTTCCGACAAGAAGACTGTGAATCATGACCCAAACACACGACTAACACGAAGGATGAG GTCGTACTACAAGGCTCAGGATGAGCTGATCACCGCCTATGAGACACTGCAGCAGGGACAGCCTAACACAGAGGGGCAGGAATATGGACAAAAAACAGCTTCCATTATGTCCAAAATCTCATTTGCTGCAAATTTT TTGCTGCTTGTGGCCAAGATCGTGGCAGCTGCACTGTCCAGCTCAATCTCTATCATCTCCAGTTTAGTAGACTCTGTAGTTGACCTACTATCTGGGATTATAATCTGGTGGACGTCCAGCACGATGAAGAAGAGAAATCCTCATTTGTACCCAAGTG GACGAACGAAGTTAGAACCAGTGGCGATCGTGATATTATCTGTCGTGATGTCTCTAGCGTCACTGCAACTGACTATTGAATCCATACAGAAGATCATATCTCTGGCCAATCAGGAAGGAACTGTCCCACAGTTTGATGTTGTCACGATAGTTATTGCAGCAAGCACAGTTG TGATTAAGCTGGGGTTGTTCATCATGTGCTACTTCTATCGGCGCCATGGTAGTTCTGTTGCCGTTCTCATGCAGGATCATCGTAACGATGTTGTCTCCAACACAGTCGCCATAGTCTGTGGATATCTTG GATCAGCTCAGTTTGTGGGGATTGTACAGACCAAGAATGTGGTGTTCGTCGACCCTATTGGTGCCATCATTATTGGTCTCTTTATCTTCATCAGCTGGTGGAGGACAGGAGCAG AGCAAATCAAACTACTAACTGGGCATACAGCTAAGCCGGACTTCTTAAGCAAACTGACATGGATTTCACTGAATCATCATAAAGAGATCACTCACATCGACACAGTGAGGGCGTTCCACTTTGGCAACAACTACTTGGTGGAAGTGGACATCGTGTTGCCAGAGACGATGACGTTGGGCGAGGCTCACAACATCGGGGAGTCCCTGCAGCAGCGTCTGGAAAACCTTGACAGGGTGGAGCGAGCCTTTGTACACCTCGACTTTGAGACCACACATAGGCCCGAGGAGGAACATAAGACTGTATAG